In Candidatus Omnitrophota bacterium, a genomic segment contains:
- a CDS encoding malate dehydrogenase yields MPHKMKRSYSRIAVIGAGSVGSTLAMRIVEDGLADVVLIDIFGNAARGKAMDILDSAPIMGHEQNIHGTEDYAEMRGADIVVVTAGFPRKPGMTREELTARNAAVVKDVSLKIKTHAPSAVVIMVTNPLDAMTYLALRTTGFKRNRVMGMAGVLDGSRFVQLIASELKVPRSAVTAFMLGSHGDTMVPALSCTRVSGKPIGGLLPPDKLAAIVKRARERGAEIVSLLGTGSAYYSPSGAVLKMARSILRDSREEMVVSASLDGEYGLSGLAIGVPCVIGKNGIEKIIQLKLTEEEKDAFAISASAIKGSIAQL; encoded by the coding sequence ATGCCGCATAAGATGAAACGGTCTTACTCCAGGATAGCGGTGATAGGCGCGGGCTCGGTAGGCTCGACCCTTGCCATGCGCATCGTGGAGGACGGCCTGGCCGATGTGGTCCTCATAGATATCTTCGGGAATGCCGCGCGCGGGAAAGCCATGGATATCCTGGACAGCGCCCCTATAATGGGGCACGAACAGAATATCCACGGCACGGAAGATTATGCCGAGATGAGAGGCGCCGATATCGTGGTGGTGACCGCCGGTTTCCCGAGGAAGCCCGGGATGACGCGGGAAGAGCTTACAGCCAGGAACGCCGCGGTCGTGAAGGACGTCTCCCTAAAAATAAAGACCCATGCCCCTTCCGCCGTAGTCATAATGGTCACAAATCCTCTTGACGCCATGACATACCTGGCCTTAAGGACTACCGGGTTTAAGAGGAACAGGGTGATGGGGATGGCCGGTGTATTGGACGGCTCCCGCTTTGTCCAGCTGATAGCCTCCGAACTGAAGGTCCCGCGCTCAGCAGTCACCGCGTTCATGCTGGGAAGCCACGGCGACACCATGGTGCCGGCATTGTCGTGCACCAGGGTCTCCGGGAAGCCGATAGGCGGCCTCCTGCCGCCCGATAAGCTGGCCGCCATAGTAAAGCGCGCCAGGGAGAGGGGCGCGGAGATAGTTTCGCTCCTTGGCACAGGGAGCGCGTATTATTCGCCGAGCGGGGCCGTTCTCAAGATGGCCAGGTCCATCCTGCGCGACTCGCGGGAAGAGATGGTCGTCAGCGCATCCCTTGACGGAGAGTATGGTCTCTCTGGCCTTGCGATAGGTGTGCCGTGCGTCATAGGAAAGAACGGCATTGAGAAGATAATCCAATTAAAACTGACGGAAGAGGAGAAGGACGCTTTCGCGATATCCGCGAGTGCGATAAAAGGCTCGATCGCACAATTATGA
- a CDS encoding pyridoxal phosphate-dependent aminotransferase gives MDIAKRLAEVAPSATLEISAKAKKMAKSGIDVISFGAGEPDFDTPRHIKEAAIKAIDEGVTKYTPSSGTPELRDAIAKKLKSDNSLDYEQPQIVVSCGAKHSLYNIFQAICNEGDEVIIPSPYWLSYPEMVRMAGAKPVYAGTEAENSFKLTESALRSVITGRTRALVLNSPSNPTGCVYDKTELGFIAGLAVKHKFFVISDEIYEKLIYDGKKHISIASLGKDIYDLTFTVNGLSKSYSMTGWRIGYAAGPKDLMGAISNLQSHATSNPASMCQAAALAALTGDQECVARMREEFEKRRDAMVGMIGLMRGISCIKPEGAFYVFCDISKTGMGSMEVATRLLEEAKVAVVPGTPFGSDRFIRLSFATGMEKIEKGLTRIKGWIEKYG, from the coding sequence GCGCCTTCGGCAACGTTAGAGATAAGCGCCAAGGCCAAGAAGATGGCCAAGTCGGGGATAGACGTCATCAGTTTCGGGGCCGGGGAGCCCGATTTTGACACGCCCAGGCATATAAAGGAAGCGGCCATAAAGGCGATAGATGAGGGAGTCACGAAGTATACGCCCTCCAGCGGGACGCCTGAGCTACGGGACGCCATAGCCAAAAAACTTAAGTCCGATAATTCCCTAGATTATGAGCAACCCCAGATCGTGGTATCCTGCGGGGCGAAGCATTCGCTGTATAATATATTCCAGGCGATATGCAACGAAGGCGACGAGGTCATAATCCCGTCTCCGTACTGGCTGAGCTATCCGGAGATGGTCAGGATGGCCGGGGCAAAGCCCGTTTACGCCGGGACGGAGGCTGAGAACAGTTTCAAGTTGACCGAATCGGCCCTCAGGTCAGTGATAACGGGACGCACCAGGGCGCTTGTCCTGAACAGCCCGTCGAACCCCACCGGATGTGTGTACGATAAGACGGAACTCGGGTTCATAGCCGGGCTTGCGGTAAAGCATAAATTTTTCGTCATCAGCGACGAGATATATGAAAAATTGATATACGACGGAAAGAAGCATATATCCATAGCGTCGCTCGGAAAGGATATATACGACCTGACTTTCACCGTTAACGGCCTTTCCAAAAGTTACTCCATGACCGGATGGAGGATAGGTTATGCGGCCGGACCGAAGGATCTCATGGGGGCGATATCCAATCTCCAGAGCCACGCGACGTCAAATCCCGCCTCGATGTGCCAGGCCGCCGCGCTGGCCGCGTTGACCGGCGACCAGGAGTGCGTGGCCCGGATGAGGGAAGAGTTCGAGAAGAGGCGCGATGCCATGGTCGGCATGATAGGCCTGATGCGCGGCATATCCTGCATAAAACCGGAAGGCGCCTTCTACGTATTCTGCGACATATCAAAGACCGGGATGGGCTCCATGGAAGTCGCTACGCGGCTACTGGAGGAAGCGAAAGTAGCGGTGGTGCCGGGAACGCCGTTCGGCTCGGATCGCTTCATACGGCTCAGTTTCGCTACAGGCATGGAGAAGATCGAAAAGGGCCTAACGCGTATAAAGGGGTGGATAGAAAAGTATGGGTAA
- a CDS encoding 3-isopropylmalate dehydratase large subunit: MGKTIAEKILSRHAGQDLKAGDIAICDVDFCFGQDGTSSIIIDSFRKLGLGKVFDRTKFAMVIDHSAPSPNMGVSEIHKKMRTFAGEFDLELYDIGCGVCHQLIPQKGHVTCGDLVLGADSHTCTYGAINVFSTGVGSTDLAITLASGKNWFRVPETIKVIVKGALPRGVYSKDIILHIIKDIGSNGATYKAVEFHGDAIRALSVDARFTISNMAVEMGAKAGLMEADKKVLKWVSEHSGKEPHPVAPDPDARYAAIKEYDISGLSPKVAKPHAVDNVTDAGKLADVKIDQAYIGTCTNGRIEDLEVAARILKGQDVHPDVKFIIAPASREIYLKAVKLGLISVFVRSGCTVVGPGCGPCVGTHNGVLADNEVAISTANRNFKGRMGNPNSFIYLASPATVAASAIAGRITDPRMYKKKLA, encoded by the coding sequence ATGGGTAAGACGATAGCCGAAAAGATATTATCCCGTCACGCCGGCCAGGACCTTAAGGCCGGAGACATAGCCATATGCGATGTCGACTTCTGCTTCGGTCAGGACGGCACAAGCTCGATCATTATCGACAGCTTCAGGAAGCTGGGCCTCGGCAAGGTATTTGACAGGACAAAATTCGCCATGGTCATAGACCACAGCGCGCCCAGCCCCAACATGGGCGTTTCCGAGATCCACAAGAAGATGCGGACCTTCGCCGGGGAATTTGATCTGGAGCTGTACGATATAGGTTGCGGTGTCTGCCATCAGCTCATCCCGCAGAAGGGGCACGTCACATGCGGCGACCTCGTTCTGGGCGCAGATTCGCATACCTGCACGTACGGAGCGATCAACGTATTTTCGACCGGGGTTGGATCGACCGACCTTGCCATAACGCTCGCCAGCGGCAAGAACTGGTTCCGGGTGCCGGAGACGATAAAGGTCATAGTCAAAGGCGCCCTCCCCAGGGGCGTATATTCGAAAGATATCATACTGCATATCATAAAGGATATAGGGTCGAACGGCGCCACTTACAAGGCGGTCGAATTCCACGGTGATGCGATACGCGCGCTCAGCGTGGATGCGAGGTTCACCATATCCAATATGGCCGTTGAGATGGGCGCCAAGGCAGGGCTCATGGAAGCCGATAAGAAGGTGCTGAAATGGGTAAGCGAACATTCCGGGAAGGAACCGCATCCGGTAGCCCCGGACCCCGACGCCAGATATGCCGCCATAAAAGAGTACGACATATCCGGCCTTTCGCCTAAGGTGGCAAAGCCGCATGCCGTGGATAACGTGACGGATGCCGGAAAGCTGGCCGATGTAAAGATAGACCAGGCCTATATAGGCACGTGCACCAACGGCAGGATAGAGGACCTGGAGGTTGCCGCCAGGATCCTGAAAGGGCAGGATGTCCATCCGGACGTGAAGTTCATAATCGCGCCTGCCTCGCGGGAGATATACCTGAAGGCGGTCAAGCTGGGGCTCATATCCGTATTCGTGAGATCCGGATGCACCGTTGTCGGACCGGGCTGCGGCCCGTGCGTGGGGACGCATAACGGGGTCCTGGCTGATAACGAGGTCGCCATCTCGACCGCAAACAGGAATTTCAAGGGGAGGATGGGGAACCCTAATTCGTTCATATATCTTGCGAGTCCTGCCACCGTTGCGGCCTCCGCGATAGCCGGCAGGATCACCGATCCCCGTATGTATAAGAAGAAACTGGCGTAG
- the lpdA gene encoding dihydrolipoyl dehydrogenase: MKHYDLAIIGSGPGGYVAGLYAARRGLTVCVIEKDLVGGTCLNRGCIPTKAMLHSASLFSRIKEAAGHGIKTSPPSVDFPVVFKRKEEIVLKLRTGIETLFRANKIDLIKGNAKFCAPRRIVAGKEEIEASSSIIATGSRAVVPPGIYVDETIILTSDGILGMKELPGSILVIGGGVIGCEFATLFNAFGVTVTIVEALDRILIGQSRETSRKMELLFKKRGIAVHTSSKAEAVVRKDGGVETTLSNGRRIVSDKLLMAIGRMPYIEGLEEASAGIRTERGRIEVDSFLRTGAKNIYAIGDCIPGPLLAHRASYDGILACDNIMGAGRRADYSHIPNCVYTDPEIASVGLTEDDAGKTVRDARTVKFPYLASGKAFLMDRTGGFIKITGDPSGKLLGVEIFGEGACDLIGEASLAVHAGLSVKDLAGTVHGHPTLSEIYQEAAHIFCGTAIHSI, encoded by the coding sequence ATGAAACATTACGATCTGGCCATAATAGGTTCAGGCCCGGGAGGCTATGTAGCAGGTCTCTATGCTGCCCGCCGGGGCCTGACCGTCTGCGTCATAGAGAAGGACCTGGTGGGCGGCACCTGTCTCAACAGGGGCTGCATACCGACAAAGGCGATGCTCCATTCAGCGTCGCTTTTTTCACGTATAAAAGAGGCCGCCGGGCACGGCATCAAAACATCCCCGCCTTCCGTGGATTTTCCCGTTGTCTTTAAGCGGAAAGAGGAGATCGTCCTGAAACTGCGAACTGGCATAGAGACGCTTTTCCGCGCTAATAAGATAGATCTGATAAAAGGGAACGCGAAATTTTGCGCCCCCCGCAGGATCGTCGCGGGCAAAGAAGAGATAGAGGCGTCTTCATCCATAATAGCGACCGGCTCACGTGCCGTAGTGCCGCCCGGAATATATGTTGACGAAACGATCATCCTCACAAGTGACGGCATCCTGGGCATGAAAGAGCTCCCCGGGAGCATCCTGGTCATAGGCGGCGGGGTCATAGGATGCGAGTTCGCCACCCTGTTCAACGCCTTCGGGGTCACGGTCACGATCGTGGAAGCTCTCGACAGGATACTGATAGGCCAATCGAGGGAGACCTCCAGAAAGATGGAGCTTCTCTTCAAAAAACGCGGCATCGCTGTGCATACCTCGTCGAAGGCAGAGGCCGTGGTCCGCAAGGATGGGGGTGTGGAGACGACCCTGTCGAACGGCCGGCGGATAGTCTCGGATAAGCTGCTTATGGCCATAGGGCGCATGCCGTATATAGAAGGTCTCGAGGAGGCATCCGCAGGCATACGTACCGAAAGAGGCAGGATCGAGGTCGACAGCTTCCTGCGCACGGGCGCCAAAAATATCTACGCGATAGGCGACTGCATCCCCGGCCCGCTTTTGGCCCACAGGGCCTCTTATGACGGTATCCTGGCGTGCGACAATATCATGGGCGCCGGGCGAAGAGCCGATTATTCGCATATACCGAATTGCGTATATACAGACCCGGAGATAGCAAGCGTCGGGCTTACCGAAGACGATGCCGGGAAGACGGTCCGGGATGCCAGGACGGTCAAATTCCCGTATCTCGCTTCCGGCAAGGCGTTCCTGATGGACCGTACCGGAGGCTTCATAAAGATCACCGGCGACCCGAGCGGGAAATTGCTGGGCGTCGAGATATTCGGTGAAGGGGCCTGCGACCTGATCGGCGAGGCGTCGCTTGCCGTCCACGCGGGCCTCTCCGTAAAAGACCTGGCCGGGACGGTACACGGCCATCCGACGTTATCCGAGATATACCAGGAGGCCGCGCACATATTCTGCGGTACGGCCATTCACAGCATATGA
- the lipA gene encoding lipoyl synthase, with protein MGNFPPWLKKTLVSNRTVFETKRILSRYSIGTVCESGRCPNLNECFSRSFATFLILGRYCTRSCRFCSVEKGVPGSVDGTEPARIAAASRELRLRRIVITSVTRDDLTDGGAAQFADTITTVRGTAADAVIEVLVPDFRGAKRSVETVLAARPDIFGHNIETVKRLYEEVRPEAHYERSLSVLSIAKSKRPGQMVKSALLVGMGETEEEVVETMRDLRGAGCDILAIGQYLSPGNGHMPVRRFVEPHEFFRYKDAGERLGFSRVSAGPFVRSSYYAG; from the coding sequence GTGGGAAACTTCCCACCCTGGCTTAAGAAGACGCTCGTTTCGAACAGGACGGTTTTCGAGACGAAGCGCATCCTGTCCCGCTATTCGATCGGCACAGTATGCGAATCCGGCCGTTGCCCGAACCTTAATGAATGTTTCAGCCGGAGCTTTGCCACTTTTCTCATACTGGGGAGGTATTGCACCCGGAGCTGCCGTTTCTGTTCGGTCGAGAAAGGGGTGCCCGGATCGGTTGACGGCACAGAGCCGGCCAGGATAGCGGCGGCATCCAGGGAGCTGCGCCTGCGCCGTATCGTGATAACTTCCGTTACGCGCGATGACCTTACCGACGGCGGCGCCGCGCAGTTCGCCGATACCATAACGACAGTACGCGGGACGGCCGCTGATGCCGTCATTGAAGTGCTGGTCCCGGATTTCAGGGGGGCCAAAAGGTCCGTAGAGACAGTTCTTGCGGCCCGGCCGGATATCTTCGGCCATAATATCGAGACCGTTAAACGGCTTTATGAAGAGGTAAGGCCGGAAGCGCATTACGAAAGGTCTCTTTCCGTTCTGTCGATCGCGAAGAGTAAGCGGCCGGGGCAGATGGTGAAGAGCGCGCTTTTGGTCGGTATGGGCGAGACGGAAGAGGAGGTCGTGGAAACGATGCGCGACCTGCGCGGGGCCGGGTGTGATATCCTTGCCATAGGGCAATACCTGAGCCCGGGCAACGGACATATGCCGGTCAGGAGGTTCGTAGAGCCGCACGAATTTTTCAGGTATAAGGATGCAGGGGAACGGCTGGGGTTTTCACGCGTAAGCGCCGGGCCGTTCGTCCGCAGTTCCTATTATGCAGGCTGA
- the lipB gene encoding lipoyl(octanoyl) transferase LipB has protein sequence MIIDLGMTGYEECYKVQREFCNRRKLGEIADSLIIAEHMPVFTLGRLAKEENLLVDRETLKSQGIKVLDVDRGGDVTFHGPGQIVLYPILNLKERKTDLHRYMRDIEEGVLTFLKYYAVSGHRINGRTGVWVGDRKISFIGIAARDWITYHGVSINIDVDLRFFSMIRPCGLSGIKVANLNTVSAKPVLLADAKHRIASCFADIFGLKSEDYRGKLPTLA, from the coding sequence ATGATAATAGACCTCGGGATGACAGGGTACGAAGAATGCTACAAGGTGCAGCGGGAGTTCTGCAACCGCAGGAAGCTGGGCGAGATAGCGGACTCGCTGATAATAGCCGAGCACATGCCCGTCTTTACGCTCGGGAGGCTCGCAAAAGAGGAGAACCTCCTGGTCGACAGGGAGACCCTGAAGTCCCAGGGAATAAAGGTCCTTGATGTTGACCGCGGCGGAGATGTGACATTCCACGGCCCGGGCCAGATAGTATTGTACCCCATATTGAACCTCAAGGAGCGGAAGACGGACCTCCACAGGTACATGAGGGATATCGAAGAGGGCGTCTTGACATTTTTAAAATACTACGCGGTCAGCGGGCACCGGATAAACGGAAGGACCGGTGTATGGGTGGGAGATCGCAAGATATCTTTCATAGGGATAGCCGCGCGCGACTGGATAACGTATCACGGCGTGAGTATCAATATAGATGTCGACCTCAGGTTCTTTTCCATGATCCGCCCATGCGGCCTGAGCGGGATAAAGGTCGCAAATTTAAATACCGTCTCGGCGAAGCCGGTTTTGCTCGCCGACGCCAAACACCGGATAGCATCATGTTTTGCCGATATATTCGGTTTAAAGAGCGAGGACTATCGTGGGAAACTTCCCACCCTGGCTTAA
- a CDS encoding lipoyl domain-containing protein: protein MTNVLLPPIAEGKDKANVSYWHRNVGDSVKEGEDLVELVTDKATFNLPAPASGILKEIKAAEGDEVKTGAILAVIE from the coding sequence ATGACGAATGTATTGTTGCCGCCTATAGCAGAAGGTAAAGATAAGGCGAACGTCTCATACTGGCACCGCAACGTGGGAGATAGCGTAAAAGAGGGCGAGGACCTCGTGGAGCTGGTAACGGACAAGGCCACTTTCAACCTCCCGGCGCCGGCATCGGGCATCCTGAAAGAGATAAAGGCCGCCGAAGGCGATGAGGTCAAGACGGGCGCGATCCTGGCCGTCATAGAGTGA
- a CDS encoding 3-isopropylmalate dehydratase, producing the protein MKHFARRLKVQDNINTDYVISGRYKFKIQDPRELAKHIFEDIDGAFAARVKRGDYLVAGENFGCGSSREQAPQALKQAGFHAIIAKSFARIFYRNAFNIGLLLVECNTDFIDDGDEIELDIEKGKMRDVGKGLILDIKPIPSVMKSLLEDGGVIEHFKKHGGFKFE; encoded by the coding sequence ATGAAACACTTTGCGAGACGTCTCAAGGTCCAGGATAACATAAATACCGATTATGTCATATCCGGAAGGTATAAATTCAAGATACAGGATCCCAGAGAACTGGCGAAACATATCTTTGAGGATATCGACGGCGCGTTCGCCGCGAGGGTGAAGAGGGGAGATTATCTCGTAGCCGGTGAGAATTTCGGGTGCGGCTCATCCCGGGAACAGGCGCCGCAGGCGCTGAAGCAGGCCGGTTTTCATGCCATCATCGCGAAGAGCTTCGCAAGGATATTTTACAGAAACGCTTTCAATATCGGGCTGCTGCTCGTGGAGTGCAATACCGACTTCATCGATGACGGTGATGAGATCGAGCTCGATATAGAGAAGGGAAAGATGAGAGATGTGGGCAAAGGGCTGATACTCGATATAAAGCCGATACCCTCTGTCATGAAGAGCCTTCTTGAAGACGGCGGCGTCATCGAACATTTTAAAAAGCACGGAGGGTTCAAATTTGAGTAA
- a CDS encoding isocitrate/isopropylmalate dehydrogenase family protein, whose translation MSKYRITLIPGDGIGPEIADAAKRCIEALGLDIQWDTVEAGEGAIASHKTPLPQHVLDSIRNNKLALKGPITTPIGSGFRSVNVELRRALDLYACVRPCKSYRGVRSRYENIDLVIVRENTEDLYAGIEFEKGSGDVKKVIDLLERLSKKKIRPDSAISIKPISDEGSRRIVKFAFEYALKNGRRKVTAVHKANIMKYTDGLFLEAARDIARSYAGRVEFEDRIVDNMCMQLVQKPENYDILVTPNLYGDIISDLAAGLVGGLGVAPGANIGDGVAIFEPTHGSAPKYKGLDKVNPVAIILSGVLMLRYMGEAASADRLERAVASVIEEGRSVTYDLKKDRDDPSAVKTSRMADAIIGQIKKDAA comes from the coding sequence TTGAGTAAGTACAGGATAACGCTTATCCCGGGGGACGGGATAGGGCCCGAGATAGCCGATGCGGCAAAGAGGTGTATAGAGGCGCTGGGGCTTGATATACAATGGGATACGGTCGAGGCCGGAGAAGGCGCCATAGCCAGCCATAAGACGCCCCTCCCGCAGCACGTTCTCGATTCGATCCGCAATAACAAGCTGGCGCTTAAGGGGCCGATCACCACTCCCATAGGAAGCGGTTTCCGCAGCGTCAATGTCGAACTCAGGAGGGCGCTTGACCTGTATGCCTGCGTACGGCCGTGTAAAAGTTACAGGGGCGTACGCTCACGCTACGAAAATATAGACCTCGTCATAGTGCGCGAAAACACGGAAGACCTTTATGCGGGGATAGAGTTCGAGAAGGGCTCGGGCGATGTGAAAAAGGTGATCGACCTCCTTGAGAGGTTAAGCAAAAAGAAGATAAGGCCGGACTCGGCCATAAGTATAAAACCGATATCTGACGAAGGGTCGCGCAGGATCGTGAAGTTCGCTTTCGAGTACGCGCTTAAGAACGGGCGCAGGAAGGTCACCGCCGTACACAAGGCCAATATCATGAAGTATACGGACGGGCTTTTCCTTGAAGCGGCGCGGGACATTGCCAGATCGTACGCCGGCAGGGTGGAGTTCGAGGACAGGATAGTGGATAATATGTGCATGCAGCTTGTTCAGAAACCGGAGAACTACGATATCCTCGTCACCCCGAACCTGTACGGCGATATCATCTCCGATCTCGCGGCAGGCCTGGTCGGGGGGCTCGGCGTAGCGCCCGGCGCAAATATCGGGGACGGCGTAGCGATATTCGAGCCGACGCACGGCAGCGCGCCGAAATATAAGGGCCTGGATAAAGTGAACCCCGTAGCCATAATATTGTCTGGTGTCCTGATGCTGAGATATATGGGTGAAGCCGCGTCCGCCGACCGGCTCGAAAGGGCGGTCGCGTCCGTAATAGAAGAGGGGAGGTCTGTAACGTATGATCTCAAAAAGGACCGGGACGACCCGTCCGCGGTGAAGACGAGCCGCATGGCCGACGCGATAATCGGACAGATAAAGAAAGATGCCGCATAA